The Pyrococcus kukulkanii genome contains a region encoding:
- a CDS encoding ABC transporter permease — translation MKFRAVKGIFIKEVKEFSREKMAIFWVFIFPILWLLILGGIWGNENPTLNVKVGYYSRENVSWIIHAIESVEVNGERMFTIYHYSSWEGGINALKKGKIDAFLVFPNGFTVNLTKGYPTYVEVYYDKSDPQTYQIVKGAITGFFTELSSRLQEERLNMVGKYVPRNALPYILGFAKPVTLEEKTVEGTKVTPMEFYVTSFIGIQFLFATMLMMSSSVLEEIEKGTLRRIASSPASPWDFLIGKMSATFAIILVSIFTGLAFAFLAFHVRFFPSPLGWVVIVLASIFSMSLGLAIGMLTGSIKTTNAVVNLISMPLLFFAAVVVPESLLPSWARPIAKYFPLGAALKALRKLEIYHLSVSEVRVELSIVTLGALMMLAVALFSYRWRIRRLSA, via the coding sequence ATGAAGTTTAGGGCGGTAAAGGGGATATTCATCAAGGAGGTAAAGGAGTTCTCTCGAGAGAAAATGGCGATATTTTGGGTCTTTATATTCCCCATTCTATGGCTACTGATCCTTGGGGGAATATGGGGAAATGAAAATCCAACGCTGAACGTTAAGGTCGGCTACTATTCTCGGGAAAATGTCTCTTGGATAATTCACGCTATAGAGAGCGTTGAGGTAAACGGGGAGAGGATGTTCACGATTTACCACTATTCAAGCTGGGAAGGTGGAATTAACGCCTTGAAGAAGGGAAAGATAGATGCTTTTTTGGTGTTCCCCAATGGCTTTACCGTAAACTTGACGAAGGGATATCCTACCTATGTTGAGGTGTACTACGATAAAAGCGATCCTCAAACTTATCAGATCGTGAAGGGTGCTATAACCGGCTTCTTCACGGAATTGAGCTCAAGACTTCAGGAGGAGAGGCTTAATATGGTGGGGAAGTACGTCCCCAGGAACGCCCTCCCATATATTCTTGGCTTCGCTAAGCCGGTAACCCTCGAGGAGAAGACAGTTGAGGGGACAAAGGTAACTCCAATGGAATTCTACGTTACAAGCTTTATAGGAATTCAGTTCCTCTTCGCCACGATGCTCATGATGTCTTCTTCAGTCTTGGAGGAAATCGAGAAGGGAACTCTCAGGAGGATAGCTTCTTCTCCAGCTTCGCCCTGGGACTTTTTGATTGGTAAGATGAGCGCAACGTTCGCGATAATCTTGGTTAGCATATTCACGGGCCTTGCGTTTGCCTTTCTAGCCTTCCATGTTAGGTTCTTTCCTTCTCCTTTGGGTTGGGTTGTAATAGTCCTTGCCTCGATATTCTCGATGTCCTTGGGGTTGGCTATAGGCATGCTCACGGGGAGTATAAAGACAACTAATGCCGTTGTGAATTTAATATCGATGCCTCTCCTGTTCTTCGCTGCCGTCGTCGTTCCAGAGTCTTTACTTCCTTCCTGGGCGAGGCCAATAGCTAAGTACTTCCCCCTGGGGGCGGCTTTAAAGGCACTGAGGAAGCTTGAGATATACCACTTGAGTGTGAGCGAGGTTAGGGTAGAGCTGTCGATAGTCACCCTGGGGGCATTAATGATGCTTGCCGTTGCACTCTTTAGCTACAGGTGGAGGATAAGGAGACTTAGCGCTTAG
- a CDS encoding alpha/beta hydrolase, which yields MIVAILSFIIFALLAFSAFVGYKMVTPPRQKGQWTPKDLGYEYDDVTIETRDGLKLKGWWINQEGDKTVILLHGYTASKWNETYIKPALKFLLDAGFNVLLFDFRAHGESEGNRTTVGDKELIDLISAVDWLERRGIKRVGVVGFSMGAIVTIRGLGEDERITCGVADSPPIYLGRTGARGLKYFANLPEFLYPLIKPFTLIFSGGKVVNVIEYADKIRKPLLLIAGKKDPLVKVEEVREFYERNKRINERVELWITEAPHVRTIVENPEEWKERVVRFLKGSL from the coding sequence ATGATAGTTGCAATCCTTTCATTTATCATCTTTGCACTTTTGGCATTTTCAGCGTTCGTGGGCTATAAAATGGTCACACCTCCGAGGCAAAAAGGCCAGTGGACACCCAAAGATCTCGGCTACGAGTACGATGATGTGACTATAGAGACTAGGGACGGGCTTAAGCTCAAGGGCTGGTGGATTAATCAGGAAGGAGATAAGACGGTAATCCTGCTCCATGGCTACACGGCAAGTAAGTGGAATGAAACTTACATAAAACCCGCCTTAAAGTTCCTCCTTGATGCCGGCTTCAATGTTCTCCTCTTCGACTTCAGGGCTCACGGAGAGAGCGAAGGCAACAGAACAACCGTTGGAGACAAAGAGCTCATAGACTTAATTTCAGCTGTTGATTGGCTTGAGAGAAGAGGGATAAAGAGGGTTGGAGTCGTTGGCTTTTCAATGGGTGCAATAGTTACGATAAGGGGACTTGGTGAAGATGAAAGGATAACCTGCGGTGTTGCGGACAGTCCACCAATATACTTGGGCAGGACGGGGGCTAGGGGATTGAAGTACTTCGCAAACCTACCCGAATTCCTTTATCCCCTGATAAAGCCATTCACCCTCATTTTCAGTGGAGGCAAAGTTGTGAACGTCATAGAGTACGCAGACAAGATCAGAAAGCCACTTCTACTAATAGCGGGCAAGAAGGATCCGCTCGTGAAAGTCGAGGAAGTCAGGGAATTTTACGAGAGGAACAAGAGGATTAACGAGAGAGTTGAACTGTGGATTACGGAAGCTCCACACGTGAGGACTATAGTGGAAAATCCAGAGGAGTGGAAGGAAAGGGTCGTGAGGTTCCTAAAGGGGTCACTCTAA
- a CDS encoding MFS transporter translates to MKKFSWKIVLGLALLGFSRSVGWALNKGLSFPLLTSYSRSAFIKGTILASEGIIGLIIPPLLGYYSDTLKSRHGRRRPFIMAGGLLAGIAALTIYTAYSFGIPLAGFALTLAFFYLSMHLYTAQFRALMPDTIESGQRGKASGVITLFEWAGNLFLFGLAGYLIAKAVAVTGGEGIKALAQTPYLKIPFIITAIFLIGAALFVYFVIREPKAPEIEENEGLFEYLKSIVENRDFLKFYAAQTLWWMSFEFIAIFLYGILAYILYGSASEANVKAVTSLGLMLMALFNVTVLIGALPGGIIYDKLGRRLSIILGGIIFALPQLWGWFISSRTEIIIALAIAGIGWGILMAASYPVIGDLLTKFEREAFTGRYYGFFEATRSLPVLLAGVIGGAIVDLAGENYRILFPIGALLVLIAMPMIWMMRNLEVEE, encoded by the coding sequence ATGAAGAAGTTTAGCTGGAAGATAGTCCTAGGGTTGGCCCTATTGGGATTCAGCAGGAGCGTTGGATGGGCCCTCAACAAGGGACTCTCATTCCCCCTCCTCACAAGTTATTCAAGATCGGCATTCATCAAAGGAACTATCCTTGCAAGCGAGGGGATAATTGGCCTAATAATTCCACCACTCCTCGGGTACTACAGCGACACCCTAAAATCAAGGCACGGGAGGAGAAGGCCGTTCATCATGGCCGGAGGCCTATTGGCAGGTATAGCTGCCCTCACAATTTACACAGCGTACTCTTTTGGCATCCCACTTGCGGGATTCGCCCTAACCCTTGCCTTTTTCTACCTTTCAATGCACTTATATACAGCACAGTTCAGGGCATTAATGCCTGATACAATTGAAAGCGGGCAGAGAGGAAAGGCTAGTGGTGTGATAACGCTCTTTGAGTGGGCAGGGAATTTATTCCTCTTCGGCCTCGCAGGTTACCTGATAGCTAAAGCAGTCGCAGTAACAGGAGGAGAAGGGATAAAGGCGTTAGCCCAAACCCCATACCTCAAGATACCGTTCATAATAACTGCAATATTCTTAATAGGTGCCGCGTTATTCGTGTACTTCGTCATTAGAGAACCAAAAGCCCCTGAAATTGAAGAAAATGAGGGATTATTCGAGTACCTTAAGAGCATAGTCGAGAACAGGGACTTCCTTAAGTTCTATGCGGCTCAAACGCTGTGGTGGATGAGCTTCGAGTTCATAGCTATCTTCCTCTATGGAATACTAGCGTACATCCTCTACGGCTCAGCAAGCGAGGCAAACGTCAAGGCGGTAACATCCCTTGGGTTAATGTTAATGGCTCTCTTCAACGTCACAGTCCTAATAGGAGCGCTCCCAGGGGGAATAATCTACGACAAGCTTGGGAGGAGGTTAAGTATAATCCTGGGAGGAATCATCTTTGCTCTACCCCAGCTGTGGGGCTGGTTCATAAGCTCGAGGACTGAGATAATAATAGCCCTTGCCATCGCGGGAATTGGATGGGGGATTTTAATGGCAGCATCCTACCCAGTCATAGGAGATCTATTGACTAAGTTCGAAAGGGAAGCCTTCACAGGGAGATATTACGGCTTCTTCGAGGCCACAAGGTCACTACCAGTTCTCCTTGCCGGAGTCATTGGAGGGGCAATAGTTGACTTAGCGGGAGAGAACTACAGAATACTCTTCCCAATTGGAGCCTTACTAGTGTTAATTGCCATGCCTATGATCTGGATGATGAGGAACCTGGAGGTGGAAGAATGA
- a CDS encoding SLC45 family MFS transporter produces the protein MNQGKFRYSMIFLLGFGFFGISIIWALYNAYVPIFLQDTFHLSKTITGFIMTIDNLFAVLLLPFLGALSDMTRTRLGRRKPYILLGAPSAAIMFALIPVARRYENLALFMGTIVFMNFFMALFRSPVIAFMPDITPSEKRSQANGIINFMGGLGALLAYFGGKILYDMNYAYPFYFGALIMLIANLLVVIFVPEPEQYRVPGAKLDIKKILRETTKKSFGELKENLKDVFASREKSLLAILLAIFFWFIAFNSLETFFTSYAKYHLGIEESTGAFMLGVFSLSFMLFAIPAGFVGARLGRRKTISLGLLITTAIVLVAFYIGETSKPASSSLSDPVVMSFMGLFFVGGIGWAMINVNSLPMVVDMTTEEKLGGYTGLYYFFSQAANLVAPPLSGAFIDVAGYKTLLPFAAVFFLLALITMRFVRRGDIVKSKLDAHEYIPDLD, from the coding sequence ATGAACCAAGGAAAGTTCAGATACTCGATGATATTTCTCCTCGGCTTCGGATTCTTCGGAATAAGCATAATATGGGCCCTCTACAACGCGTACGTTCCAATATTCCTTCAGGACACGTTCCACCTCAGCAAAACTATCACGGGCTTTATAATGACGATAGACAACCTCTTTGCAGTCTTACTCTTGCCGTTCCTTGGGGCTTTGAGTGACATGACGCGAACGAGGCTTGGAAGGAGAAAACCTTATATTCTCTTGGGAGCCCCCTCAGCTGCTATAATGTTCGCCCTTATACCCGTCGCTAGGAGATATGAAAACTTAGCCCTCTTCATGGGGACGATAGTCTTCATGAACTTCTTCATGGCCCTCTTCAGGTCACCAGTAATTGCCTTCATGCCGGACATAACGCCCAGCGAAAAGAGAAGTCAAGCGAATGGAATAATAAACTTCATGGGAGGTTTAGGAGCACTCCTCGCGTACTTTGGCGGTAAAATTTTGTATGACATGAATTATGCCTATCCCTTCTATTTCGGGGCATTGATAATGCTGATAGCAAACCTTTTGGTTGTGATATTCGTCCCAGAGCCGGAACAATACAGGGTGCCTGGGGCAAAACTTGACATCAAGAAGATATTGAGGGAAACAACAAAGAAGAGCTTTGGAGAGCTTAAGGAGAACCTGAAGGATGTCTTTGCAAGCAGGGAGAAGAGCCTCCTAGCAATACTGCTCGCAATATTCTTCTGGTTCATAGCCTTTAACTCATTAGAGACTTTCTTCACGAGCTACGCTAAGTACCATCTAGGCATAGAGGAGAGCACTGGAGCGTTCATGCTCGGAGTGTTCAGCCTGAGCTTCATGCTCTTCGCGATTCCAGCGGGATTTGTCGGGGCAAGGTTGGGGAGGAGGAAAACAATAAGCCTGGGTCTCCTGATAACCACTGCAATAGTTCTGGTGGCCTTCTATATAGGGGAGACTTCGAAGCCGGCAAGTAGTTCCCTGAGCGATCCAGTTGTCATGAGCTTCATGGGCCTATTCTTCGTTGGGGGTATTGGATGGGCGATGATAAACGTCAACTCCCTCCCCATGGTCGTTGACATGACAACGGAAGAGAAGCTCGGTGGTTATACTGGGTTATACTACTTCTTCAGCCAAGCCGCAAACTTAGTTGCTCCCCCGCTTTCGGGAGCATTCATAGACGTCGCAGGCTACAAGACCTTACTACCATTCGCTGCGGTATTCTTCTTGTTGGCCTTGATAACAATGAGGTTCGTGAGGAGAGGTGACATTGTGAAGAGCAAGCTTGATGCCCACGAATATATTCCCGATTTAGACTGA
- a CDS encoding glycerophosphodiester phosphodiesterase family protein: protein MWEKERVIVLGHRGWIGKYPENTLLAFQKAIESGADGVEFDVWLTKDGEAIIMHDETIDRTSNMRGKQKDMTLEELKKADLGMGQRIPTLEEAVEALPRDALINVEIKDVDAVERVYEIVSKNNPERFMISSFEVEALKRYRELDNETTMGLLIDNEEIVPKIPQLKEELNLWSVNVPMEAIPIIGFERTVEAIKWARSLGLKVVLWTENDELFYQNDNLAKMKGLFEVVIANDVERMINYLRKLGLR from the coding sequence ATGTGGGAGAAGGAGAGGGTCATAGTCTTAGGCCATAGGGGTTGGATTGGCAAGTACCCAGAGAATACCTTACTGGCCTTCCAGAAGGCAATAGAGAGTGGGGCGGATGGTGTAGAATTTGATGTGTGGCTTACCAAGGATGGTGAAGCAATAATTATGCACGATGAAACCATAGATAGGACGAGCAATATGAGGGGAAAGCAGAAGGATATGACACTTGAAGAGCTGAAGAAAGCAGATTTAGGGATGGGACAGAGGATTCCAACGCTGGAGGAGGCTGTTGAAGCCCTACCAAGAGATGCTTTAATTAACGTTGAGATTAAGGACGTTGATGCTGTGGAGAGGGTTTATGAAATCGTTAGCAAGAACAATCCAGAAAGATTCATGATATCCTCCTTCGAGGTTGAGGCCCTAAAGAGGTATAGGGAGCTGGACAATGAAACCACAATGGGGTTACTCATAGACAATGAGGAGATAGTCCCAAAGATACCTCAGCTAAAGGAGGAGCTTAACTTATGGTCTGTAAACGTTCCTATGGAAGCAATTCCAATAATAGGCTTCGAGAGAACCGTAGAAGCAATAAAGTGGGCCCGCTCGTTGGGCCTTAAAGTCGTTTTATGGACCGAGAATGATGAGCTGTTCTACCAGAACGATAACCTTGCCAAGATGAAGGGCCTCTTTGAGGTCGTCATAGCTAACGATGTTGAGAGGATGATCAATTACCTCAGAAAATTGGGATTAAGATAA